One Trichormus variabilis 0441 genomic window, ACTTTGGATAATTTGTAATTGGGCTGCTTGTAAATCTTGTAATGCTTGTTGAGCTTTTTGATACAGGCAAGCATTTTCTAGAGATATAGCTGCTTGAGAGGAAAGCAAGTTAATTACTTGCAAGCGTTCTAGGGTAAATACTCCAGAGGTAATTTGATTCTCCAAATATAAAATGCCTAATAAATTGCTTTGTTTAATAATTGGCTGACATAATACACTTTTCGGTTGATGTTTGAGGAGATATTGATCTATTAGCCCAGGAATATCTATTTGATAATTATCGATTACCAGAGTTTCCAGGGTGTTTTTAACATAATTAATGATTGTTCCAGGGATATGTTTACAAGTATCAATTGGTTGTAGAAGTAGAATGTTTTGAATTTTTCCTTCTGGTTTGTTTTCATAACTAATAAAAGTAATTGCTCGAACATACCAAGCATTGTCTTGGGGAAGGATTAAAACAATCTTTTTAGCTCCAGAAATTTCGAGGATAATTTTTGTCAAATTGACAATTAATTCTTCTAATTCGATGGTGCTGGATATTGCTTGAGCAGCTTTGAGAACAGAAGTAAAATCCAGGATATCAGAAATACTAGTGCTACTTGTGCCAGCAGTGTCAGTTGGGACGGCGATGGTGTTGCGGTTAATCGGTGCAATAGTTTCTAAGGGATTAAGGTTGAGTTGTCGCCGTTGCAAGATGGGTTTAAGCAGTTGAGGGTAGAGTTTTTCTAAGTTATCAATTTTAGCTTTTGCGCCCCAACGTGCGTAACAATAATATGCCTCCTGCATATATATCTGGGCAACTTTGTCTTTGCCCCAGTCCAAGTAAAATTTAGCTGCTAGCTCATTGCTGAGTGCTTCTTCTTGAATGTATTGGGATTTTTTGGCTCCGGAGATAGCGTGATCGTAATATTCAATTGCTGAGGTTTTTTCACCCAAAACTCGATATCTTTCTGCTGCCACTAAATCAAGTTTATGCTGGTGATTCATGGGGGCATATTGCGCCCATCGTTGTAACTTGGCTTGGTTTTCTGCAACGTACTGTAATGTGGCTGATACTTCTTCTGAATTTTGTCTTAACTGTGCTAAAGCAATCAGAGAATCATAGAGATAAAATATTGGTTCACAGAAAAGTCCAGCAGCAGCCATTAAATGATCTTTAATCTTAATAGTAATGCTTTTCGCTGTCTCAATTTCGCCAAACAAGTAGCACAGCATCAGCTTGTACAAATAGAAAATATACAACCCATACCCATCATTGGCAGCTATTAACAGAGGGATAAATTCTTGTTCTTGCAAGGCTTCCCCAGACAAGATGGTGGGATGGACAGCAAAACCAAGTAAATTTAGTGTAGATTGCCAATAAATGCGGACATAATTGGCTGTTGTTATTTGATTGAGTTGCTCCAACTCATTGCTGTAGGCGCGAGCATCTTCTTGTAAAGTGGCAAGGTGCTGACCACACCAAAAAGAATGGCTACAAAAATTGTGGGCATGATGACCGGCAAACTCTAGGTTGCCCACTTCTAGAGCGATCGCATAGCCTTTTTGCAAGAGTGGTAAAATCTCTTGGACATGAGATTTGCGTTGTAAAATATACAATGCCAAAACTAGCAAAACTTGGGGTTGAGTCGCCTTAGCGTCCACTTTTGACACTATTTGCAGTGCTAATTGACCAAACTCGGTTGCTGTATCCACATCTTGCAAAACATTACACAGCAGCACACCATAAGTACTATAGATATACCCTGTAGCTGGTGTATTTCCGTACTGGATGGATATTTTGACTAACAGCAAAGTGATTAATGGAAACAGGGGAGAGCCGGAGAGGTAAGCCACTGTCATGATGCTACTGGCAATCTGGACAATGGCAACTTTCTCCTCATCTGTGATGATGGGTAGGTGAACTAAATCTGCAATTGCTCTGTCACCAATCAGTTCCCTAATCTCTTGGATTTCCTGTTGAATAACTGCTGGTGTGGTTGCTTCAGCAAAGGTTACCCCCAACTGTTGTAAGATTTTTTGGGCGATGGCAATTGCTTCGGCAAATTTATTCTGGGAAATATAAGCTTGAATCCTAATACGGTAAACGTTAACCTGTTCAATTAAAGTGTGCGCTTGGGCGGTGACGATATTAATAAACTGTTCCATCTGTGCAAAGTCACCACGCAGAGAAGCGACTTCCGCCGCAAATTCATGTAGATGCAAGGTGATTTCATACTGGTGCTGCCAAGCTTTCTCGCCCAACAATAACAACCCCACGGTAATATATTCATGAGCCGCTTGATAAGCTGTGGCACTCCTGGCTTTACGACAGGCAGTGAGATTGAGTTGGGCTAATTCATCTCGTTCTGTTTGTTGGGTAATTAAAGCAACTCCGTAATTGAGTTGATTGACCAGTTCAAAAATTCGCTCTTCTCTAGCGACTGGAGAAATCTGTTTTAACAGCAGTTGTCCGATTTGGTAATGAGTCGCTTGTTTTTGGTCTTGGGGAATCAAAGAATAAGCAGCTTGTTGGACGCGATCGTGTAAAAATCGATATTCCACATTTTGGCTATTGTTAACATGGGCATCTTGGCGATCATGATCCAAATAAAATTTGTAGACTTCGCTTTGAGGCAGAATTAATCCTTCCTGTAAAGCTTTCCATAAAGCATCTGCCGTATCTGCTGCTGATTTTTCTAAAACAATTGCTAAGGTATTTAAATCAAAAGAGTTACCAATACAAGCTGCTAACTTGAGTACATCTTGTGTTTTACTAGGAAATTTCTGCAACTTTTGTGCCATAAACTTCACCACATCATCAGTGAGGGATAGTTCATTGATTTGGGTAATATCACATTCCCAATAACCTTGATGGCGATTAAAAGTAATCAGCTGATCTTCGTGTAACGCCTTGAGAAACTGGGTGATAAAAAAGGGATTACCTTTGGTTTTACGCTCAATTAATTCTGTCAGGGGATGCGATCGCTCTGCTTGACAATGCAGGGTATCAGCAACTAAATGATTCGTATCACACAAGGTCAGGGAGGCGAGAGTAATTTTATTAACAGTTTTTCCCGCTTTTTTCAATTCTTCTACTGTCAAAATCAACGGGTGGGCGGTGTGGACTTCATTATCTCGATAAGCCCCCAACAACAGGAGATAACTCTGATCCTCCATCAGCAGTTTGATCAACTGTAGGGAACCCGTATCTGCCCACTGTAAGTCATCTAAAAACATCACCAAGGGATGTTTTGGGGTGCTAAAAATTGCAATAAACTTTTGGAACAATAAGTTAAAGCGATTCTGGGCGGCTATTCCCGACAGTTCCGGCGCAGGGTGTTGTTTACCGATGATGATTTCTAGTTCGGGAATCACCTCAATTAGCACTTGTCCGTTATTGCCTACAGTATCTAGGATCTTGGTGCGCCACTTAGATAATTGCGAGTCTGATTCTGATAACAATTGCCCCATTAAATCTCGCAGGGCTTGCACAAAGGCTGATAAGGGAAGATTGCGATTGAACTGATCAAATTTACCTTTGATGAAATACCCTTGTTGACGGGTAATAGGCTTGTGAACTTCGTTAACGACGGCGGTTTTACCAATACCCGAAAATCCTGCCACTAACATCATTTCTGATTTGCCTTTGGTGACACGCTCAAAAGCTTGCAGTAAGACTTTAACTTCCGTTTCTCGCCCATAAA contains:
- a CDS encoding ATP-binding sensor histidine kinase; protein product: MATQQYSNPIITGYQISSQLYAGSKTRVYRAIREQDQLPVVIKVLASDYPNFQELLQFRNQYTISKNLNVTGIIRPLSLETYGNGYILVMEDTGGIALREYIKTAPLPLVEFLAIAIQITSILQELHLNRVIHKDIKPANILIHPQTKQVHLIDFSIASLLPKETQEIRSPNVLEGTLAYISPEQTGRMNRGIDYRSDFYSLGVTLYELLMGELPFSSDDPMELVYCHIAKTPIALGHQQHIPLVLSDIIMKLMAKNAEDRYQSALGLKHDLETCLYQCKNNGKITAFEIGKRDMCDRFLIPEKLYGRETEVKVLLQAFERVTKGKSEMMLVAGFSGIGKTAVVNEVHKPITRQQGYFIKGKFDQFNRNLPLSAFVQALRDLMGQLLSESDSQLSKWRTKILDTVGNNGQVLIEVIPELEIIIGKQHPAPELSGIAAQNRFNLLFQKFIAIFSTPKHPLVMFLDDLQWADTGSLQLIKLLMEDQSYLLLLGAYRDNEVHTAHPLILTVEELKKAGKTVNKITLASLTLCDTNHLVADTLHCQAERSHPLTELIERKTKGNPFFITQFLKALHEDQLITFNRHQGYWECDITQINELSLTDDVVKFMAQKLQKFPSKTQDVLKLAACIGNSFDLNTLAIVLEKSAADTADALWKALQEGLILPQSEVYKFYLDHDRQDAHVNNSQNVEYRFLHDRVQQAAYSLIPQDQKQATHYQIGQLLLKQISPVAREERIFELVNQLNYGVALITQQTERDELAQLNLTACRKARSATAYQAAHEYITVGLLLLGEKAWQHQYEITLHLHEFAAEVASLRGDFAQMEQFINIVTAQAHTLIEQVNVYRIRIQAYISQNKFAEAIAIAQKILQQLGVTFAEATTPAVIQQEIQEIRELIGDRAIADLVHLPIITDEEKVAIVQIASSIMTVAYLSGSPLFPLITLLLVKISIQYGNTPATGYIYSTYGVLLCNVLQDVDTATEFGQLALQIVSKVDAKATQPQVLLVLALYILQRKSHVQEILPLLQKGYAIALEVGNLEFAGHHAHNFCSHSFWCGQHLATLQEDARAYSNELEQLNQITTANYVRIYWQSTLNLLGFAVHPTILSGEALQEQEFIPLLIAANDGYGLYIFYLYKLMLCYLFGEIETAKSITIKIKDHLMAAAGLFCEPIFYLYDSLIALAQLRQNSEEVSATLQYVAENQAKLQRWAQYAPMNHQHKLDLVAAERYRVLGEKTSAIEYYDHAISGAKKSQYIQEEALSNELAAKFYLDWGKDKVAQIYMQEAYYCYARWGAKAKIDNLEKLYPQLLKPILQRRQLNLNPLETIAPINRNTIAVPTDTAGTSSTSISDILDFTSVLKAAQAISSTIELEELIVNLTKIILEISGAKKIVLILPQDNAWYVRAITFISYENKPEGKIQNILLLQPIDTCKHIPGTIINYVKNTLETLVIDNYQIDIPGLIDQYLLKHQPKSVLCQPIIKQSNLLGILYLENQITSGVFTLERLQVINLLSSQAAISLENACLYQKAQQALQDLQAAQLQIIQSEKMSALGNLVAGVAHEMNNPLGFITATLKQAKPTIADIAEHLRLYQANFPNKSAEIINHAEEIDLDYSLEDLPKMIDAMVMASDRLKNISTSLRTFSRADTDHKVSFNVHEGIDSTILILKHRLKANEQRPAIEVITDYGNLPQIECFPGQLNQVFMNILANAIDALEATNKGQTLEEIKAHPHQITITTTVNNDQVKIIIADNGIGMDEQVKQKIFDHLFTTKAVGKGTGLGLAIARQIVVEKHNGSLFVNSQLGAGTEFVITLPIITR